The following are encoded in a window of Rosa chinensis cultivar Old Blush chromosome 4, RchiOBHm-V2, whole genome shotgun sequence genomic DNA:
- the LOC112195923 gene encoding mannose-6-phosphate isomerase 1: MEPWKNTMKKKRRPTRRPVRLRCSVKNYDWGILGHNSKVARLFALNSGSDIDPAKPYAEFWIGTHESGPSYAESGSEQPLSLKSWIAEDPSVLGEKVLDKWGADLPFLCKVLSVQKALSIQAHPDKEMARVLHKLHPSVYKDDNHKPEVALALTEFEALCGFISLKELKDMLRTVPEIAELVGMADVEQILLVGEQHENGKQNTDLESMFSRLMLSSKETISKMISKLKRRLNLEKKKRQLTVKEQLVLRLENQYPADVGAIAAFFLNYVKLKRGEALYCGPNEPHAYISGECVECMATSDNVVRAGLTSKQIDVQTLLSMLKYRQGAPEIMQGVSMNAYTTRFVPPFEEFEVDCCDLPQSASVVFPSVIGPSLFLVTAGKGRFDAGLAEDDVVTEDDDIVEEGEVLFVPAHTKISITARSTELQLYRVGANSTFFKDL, translated from the exons ATGGAGCCGTGGAAGAACACCATGAAGAAGAAGCGGAGGCCCACCCGGAGGCCCGTCCGGCTCCGCTGCTCCGTCAAGAATTACGACTGGGGCATTCTCGGCCACAATTCCAAGGTCGCCAGGCTCTTCGCTCTCAATTCCGGGTCGGACATCGACCCGGCCAAGCCCTACGCCGAGTTCTGGATCGGGACTCATGAATCCGGGCCGTCCTACGCCGAGTCCGGGTCGGAGCAGCCCCTCAGCCTCAAGTCCTGGATCGCCGAGGATCCGAGTGTTCTCGGTGAGAAGGTTCTGGACAAGTGGGGCGCCGATCTTCCGTTCTTGTGCAAG GTACTTTCGGTTCAGAAGGCTCTGTCGATACAGGCTCATCCGGATAAAGAGATGGCTAGAGTGTTGCACAAGTTGCACCCCAGTGTTTACAAGGATGATAATCACAAGCCTGAAGTGGCATTGGCGCTGACGGAGTTTGAGGCTCTTTGCGGGTTTATTAGTCTCAAG GAGCTAAAAGACATGCTTCGTACTGTTCCTGAGATTGCCGAATTGGTTGGGATGGCAGATGTAGAGCAAATTCTACTTGTTGGTGAGCAACATGAGAATGGGAAACAAAACACAGATTTAGAGTCCATGTTCAGTCGACTCATGTTGTCAAGCAAAGAGACAATTTCTAAGATGATATCCAAACTGAAAAGGCGTCTTAACCTTGAGAAAAAG AAAAGGCAATTGACAGTTAAAGAACAACTGGTACTCAGATTAGAGAATCAATATCCAGCCGATGTGGGTGCTATAGCTGCTTTTTTCCTGAACTATGTGAAGCTGAAACGTGGTGAAGCATTATATTGTGGGCCAAATGAACCCCATGCATATATTTCTGGTGAATGCGTTGAATGTATGGCTACCTCTGACAATGTTGTTCGAGCCGGCCTTACCTCAAAACAAATTGATGTTCAGACACTTCTTTCTATGCTCAAATACAGACAG GGAGCTCCTGAAATTATGCAAGGAGTTTCTATGAACGCATACACAACAAGATTTGTCCCACCTTTTGAAGAATTTGAAGTCGACTGCTGTGATCTTCCTCAGTCTGCTTCGGTAGTTTTTCCCTCCGTCATAGGACCATCCCTTTTCCTAGTCACTGCAGGGAAAGGCAGGTTTGATGCAGGCTTGGCTGAGGATGATGTAGTTACAGAAGATGATGATATAGTTGAGGAGGGCGAGGTTCTATTTGTGCCTGCCCACACCAAGATTAGCATTACTGCTAGATCAACAGAACTACAATTGTATAGGGTGGGGGCGAACAGCACATTTTTTAAGGACTTGTAG
- the LOC112195922 gene encoding glutamine--tRNA ligase, with protein MPAKDDAAAEKEKNLELFLKVGLDERTAKNTIANNKVTANLTAVIDEAGVTDGCSRTVGNLLYTVATKFPANALVHRPVLTQYIVSSKIKIPAQLDAALSYFVNTGPQNFKTTEFEEACGVGVEVSEEEIKQSVNEVFEQNKSAILEQRYKTNVGDLFAHLRKRHPWADPKIVKASIDTKLRELLGERTAADDEKVPKKKKEKPAKVEEKAIAVSTPEQPAEEILNPYAIFPQPDENFKVHTSVFFSDGSILRCCNSKELLEKHLSVTGGRVLTRFPPEPNGYLHIGHAKAMFIDFGLAKERGGGCYLRFDDTNPEAEKKEYIDHIQEIVNWMGWEPYKITYTSDYFQDLYELAVELIRRGHAYVDHQTGDEIKEYREKKMNSPWRDRPIKESLKLFEDMRRGLIEEGKATLRMKQDMQSDNFNMYDLIAYRIKFTPHPHAGDKWCIYPSYDYAHCIVDSLENITHSLCTLEFETRRASYYWLLHALGLYQPYVWEYSRLNVSNTVMSKRKLNRLVTENWVDGWDDPRLMTLAGLRRRGVTSTAINTFVRGIGITRSDCSMIHLSRLEYHIREELNKTAPRTMVVLDPVKVVITNWKDDLIKDCEARKWPDSEADCYKVPFSKVLYIERSDFRLKDSKDYFGLAPGKSALLRYACPIKCVDAKDVVLAEDNETVLEIRVKYDPEKKTKPKGVLHWVAEPSPGVDPLKVEVRLFDRLFNSENPAELDDWLSDLNGKSKVVIPNAFSVPPLGKGVGVGDKFQFERLGYFVVDKDTTPEKLVFNRTVTLRDSYKSGK; from the exons ATGCCGGCCAAGGACGACGCCGCCgccgagaaggagaagaacctTGAGCTCTTCCTGAAGGTCGGACTGGATGAGCGGACGGCCAAAAACACCATCGCCAACAACAAGGTCACGGCGAATCTAACGGCCGTCATTGACGAG GCTGGAGTTACTGATGGATGCAGTCGAACCGTTGGTAATCTTCTATACACG GTTGCTACAAAGTTTCCGGCAAATGCCCTTGTGCATCGCCCCGTGTTAACACAGTACATTGTGTCTTCAAAG ATTAAAATCCCAGCTCAGTTAGATGCGGCTTTGTCATATTTTGTGAATACGGGGCCACAGAACTTCAAAACAACTGAATTTGAAGAAGCATGTGGTGTTG GTGTTGAAGTTTCAGAAGAAGAAATCAAGCAATCTGTTAATGAGGTTTTTGAACAGAATAAGTCTGCAATTTTGGAGCAGCGCTATAAAACAAATG TGGGTGACTTATTTGCACATCTTAGGAAGAGACATCCCTGGGCTGACCCAAAAATTGTCAAG GCATCCATTGATACAAAGTTGCGTGAATTGCTTGGTGAGAGGACTGCAGCAGATGATGAAAAGGTTcctaaaaagaagaaagagaagcctGCTAAAGTAGAG GAAAAAGCTATTGCTGTTTCTACTCCTGAACAACCAGCTGAAGAAATTCTAAATCCATATGCAATATTCCCTCAGCCAGACGAAAACTTTAAG GTTCATACTTCAGTTTTCTTTAGTGATGGTTCTATTCTGAGATGTTGCAACTCAAAGGAACTCCTTGAAAAACACTTGAGTGTGACTGGGGGCAGAGTTTTAACTCGCTTTCCTCCTGAACCGAATGGATATCTACATATAGGCCATGCCAAG GCAATGTTTATTGACTTTGGCCTGGCAAAAGAGAGAGGTGGTGGCTGCTATCTGAG GTTTGATGACACAAATCCGGAAGCTGAAAAGAAGGAATATATTGATCATATTCAGGAAATTGTCAATTGGATGGGTTGGGAGCCCTACAAG ATCACTTACACTAGTGATTACTTCCAAGATCTGTATGAATTAGCAGTGGAGCTCATACGAAGGGGTCACGCTTATGTTGATCATCAG ACAGGGGATGAGATAAAGGAGTACAGGGAGAAAAAAATGAACAGCCCTTGGAGGGACAGGCCAATTAAAGAGTCACTGAAACTTTTTGAGGATATGAGGCGAGGCCTGATTGAAGAAGGGAAAGCAACTCTAAGAATGAAACAAGATATGCAGAGTGATAATTTTAACATGTATGACCTTATTGCGTATCGTATTAAG tttACTCCTCATCCACATGCTGGAGACAAGTGGTGTATCTATCCGAGTTACGATTATGCTCATTGCATTGTGGATTCTCTTGAGAATATCACCCATTCG CTGTGCACTTTAGAATTTGAGACACGCCGTGCTTCATACTACTGGCTATTGCATGCTTTGGGCCTTTATCAACCATATGTTTGGGAATATTCAAGACTGAATGTCAGTAACACTGTTATGTCGAAGCGTAAG TTAAATCGACTGGTGACTGAAAATTGGGTTGATGGTTGGGATGATCCACGCCTTATGACACTGGCTGGTTTACGACGTAGGGGTGTGACGTCGACTGCCATTAATACGTTTGTTAGAGGAATTGGAATCACCAGAAG TGATTGTAGTATGATTCATCTGAGTCGCCTTGAGTACCACATCAGAGAAGAGCTCAATAAAACAGCTCCACGCACAATGGTTGTGCTTGATCCTGTAAAG GTTGTCATTACCAACTGGAAAGATGACCTCATAAAGGACTGTGAAGCAAGAAAGTGGCCCGATTCTGAGGCGGATTGCTACAAG GTTCCATTTTCCAAGGTGTTGTACATTGAGCGCTCTGATTTTCGCCTTAAAGACTCAAAAGATTACTTCGGACTTGCTCCTGGAAAATCTGCCCTGCTCAG ATACGCATGTCCTATCAAGTGTGTGGATGCAAAGGATGTTGTTTTAGCTGAGGATAATGAGACTGTCCTTGAGATACGGGTCAAGTATGATCCGGAGAAGAAGACAAAGCCAAAG GGGGTGCTGCATTGGGTCGCTGAACCTTCTCCTGGGGTCGATCCACTCAAAGTGGAAGTCCGATTGTTTGACAGACTATTCAACTCAGAG AATCCTGCTGAGCTTGATGACTGGCTTTCTGATCTGAATGGAAAATCGAAAGTGGTAATACCAAATGCATTTTCTGTTCCCCCACTTGGGAAAGGTGTTGGTGTTGGCGACAAGTTTCAGTTTGAAAGACTTG GGTATTTTGTGGTCGACAAAGATACGACTCCTGAGAAGCTTGTGTTTAATCGAACGGTCACGCTGCGAGATAGCTACAAGAGTGGGAAGTAG
- the LOC112195924 gene encoding MYB-like transcription factor EOBII: protein MAGVANSVYTCPNEEENEMRKGPWTLDEDTLLIHYIANHGEGHWNALAKCAGLKRTGKSCRLRWLNYLKPDIKRGNLTPQEQLLILELHAKWGNRWSKIAQHLPGRTDNEIKNYWRTRVQKQARQLNIESDSKRFLDAVRCFWMPTLRQKMEQTSSLSLDPPSSSSSHSNYLTSQISIAPSLSTSTQTCSVPSSPPSKVVSHVSDYSPIGTSSPSHNSLSSDSLISQLPQITEQPASSSYAFEALNDNYYMDYDMEGFSLDPVSEMVSFDTSQFDCQMAESYWIPSNYMTDTLWNMQGM, encoded by the exons ATGGCTGGTGTTGCAAACAGTGTGTACACATGTCCTAATGAAGAAGAGAATGAGATGAGAAAGGGGCCATGGACGCTTGACGAAGACACCCTGCTCATACATTACATTGCCAACCACGGCGAAGGACATTGGAATGCCTTAGCAAAATGTGCAG GATTGAAGAGGACAGGAAAAAGCTGCAGATTAAGATGGTTGAATTATTTGAAACCTGACATCAAGCGTGGGAACCTTACTCCACAAGAACAACTCTTGATCCTTGAACTCCATGCCAAGTGGGGTAACAG GTGGTCGAAAATAGCACAACATTTGCCAGGAAGAACAGACAATGAGATTAAGAACTACTGGAGAACAAGGGTGCAAAAACAAGCGCGCCAACTTAATATTGAGTCTGATAGCAAGAGGTTTCTTGATGCGGTTCGATGTTTCTGGATGCCGACTTTGCGTCAGAAGATGGAGCAAACTTCTTCACTTAGTTTAGacccaccttcttcttcttcttctcattctAATTACTTGACTTCTCAGATCTCTATAGCTCCTTCTCTGTCGACGTCTACTCAAACTTGCTCGGTTCCTTCTTCTCCACCAAGCAAGGTGGTCTCACACGTATCTGATTATTCCCCAATTGGAACTTCAAGCCCAAGTCATAATAGTCTTTCCTCGGATTCTCTTATTTCACAGCTGCCTCAAATTACAGAACAACCAGCAAGTTCATCCTATGCCTTTGAAGCTCTAAATGACAATTATTATATGGACTATGACATGGAGGGTTTTAGCCTTGACCCTGTTTCAGAAATGGTGTCTTTTGACACTTCACAGTTTGATTGCCAGATGGCAGAAAGCTATTGGATACCAAGCAATTACATGACTGACACTTTATGGAACATGCAGGGGATGTGA